In Dasypus novemcinctus isolate mDasNov1 chromosome 10, mDasNov1.1.hap2, whole genome shotgun sequence, one DNA window encodes the following:
- the LOC101415651 gene encoding olfactory receptor 9G4-like, giving the protein MEVGNRTILTEFILVGLTTDPQLQLILFVVFLILYLVTLSGNITLVLLIWFDSRLHTPMYFFIGNLSFLDFWYTSVYTPEILTVCVSEDKHMSLAGCGAQFFFSCVVAYTECYLLAVMAYDRYVAICNPLRYSGTMSRSLCIGLVACAYLGGFINAIVHTANTFRLSFCGKNIIDHFLCDASPLVKMSCSESWIYAKVLLGMVGFTVLSSLLAIVVSYFNILLAILRIRSASGRWKAFSTCASHLISVMFFYGSLLFVYSRPSSTNSLERDKVAALFYTVLNPLLNPLIYSVRNKDIKEAFRKATQIVRPQR; this is encoded by the coding sequence ATGGAAGTGGGAAATCGCACTATCCTGACTGAATTCATCTTGGTAGGACTCACTACAGATCCCCAATTGCAGCTGATTCTATTTGTAGTATTTCTGATACTTTACTTGGTAACCTTGTCAGGGAACATAACCCTGGTTCTCTTAATCTGGTTTGATTCCCGCCTACACACACCTATGTACTTTTTCATTGGCAATCTATCTTTCCTGGACTTCTGGTACACATCTGTGTATACCCCTGAAATCCTGACTGTTTGTGTATCAGAAGATAAACATATGTCCTTAGCAGGATGTGGGGCCCAGTTCTTCTTTTCCTGTGTTGTAGCCTACACTGAGTGCTATCTCCTAGCAGTCATGGcttatgaccgctatgtggcaaTTTGTAACCCATTACGATATTCAGGTACAATGTCCCGGTCTCTCTGTATTGGTCTTGTTGCTTGTGCCTACTTAGGAGGTTTCATAAATGCCATAGTCCATACTGCCAACACTTTCCGCCTGAGTTTCTGTGGTAAAAATATCATTGACCACTTCTTATGTGATGCATCACCATTGGTAAAAATGTCCTGTTCAGAGAGCTGGATTTATGCAAAAGTCCTTCTGGGAATGGTGGGGTTCACAGTACTCTCCAGCCTACTTGCCATCGTGGTTTCTTATTTCAACATACTTCTGGCTATCCTGAGAATCCGCTCTGCCTCTGGAAGGTGGAAAGCCTTTTCCACCTGTGCTTCTCACTTGATTTCAGTCATGTTCTTCTACGGATCCTTGCTCTTCGTGTATTCAAGACCTAGCTCCACCAACTCCCTGGAGAGAGACAAAgtggctgcactgttttacaCTGTCTTGAACCCATTGCTCAACCCTCTCATCTATAGTGTGAGGAATAAAGATatcaaagaggctttcaggaaaGCAACACAGATTGTAAGACCACAAAGATAA